The Sulfitobacter sp. OXR-159 sequence ACGTCCTCATCAGGTGAGACTGTCAGGAGGTCATCCGACATGACGTCAGAAACCGGCGTGTCGGCTGCCTTTCCCTCTGCGACGGCACCACAGCAGATGTCGCGGTCCGTAATGATGCCGACCGGCTCACCGGCGTCATTGATCACGGGAATCGCGCCGACCGACTTTTCATCCATCAGCTTTGCGGCCTCCTGAATCGTAGTGTCGGTACTACAACATGTTGGATTGCTGGTCATGATTTCGTGAACTTGCATGATCTTACTCCTTGTTTTGGTTACTAGGGTGGAAACCGAAAGACGGGTGTTCAAGTTCCTTTCAGCGCGCTGAGTGGCGAGTTTTCGC is a genomic window containing:
- a CDS encoding CBS domain-containing protein, yielding MQVHEIMTSNPTCCSTDTTIQEAAKLMDEKSVGAIPVINDAGEPVGIITDRDICCGAVAEGKAADTPVSDVMSDDLLTVSPDEDVKSCCSKMEEKQVRRSVVTDESGKCCGIVAQADVAREADGAETAELVQEVSQPEKSSGCC